The proteins below are encoded in one region of Fimbriimonadaceae bacterium:
- the rpsC gene encoding 30S ribosomal protein S3 gives MGQKIHPVGFRLGVIRGHDSHWIYPKKHYREALASDQRIRAYLREKIGKGLISRVEIERAANRVKVTIFTSRPGAVIGRGGKGIDEISNELNRRMRSEDPTSQVQVNVTEVRQPELDAQLVAENIAIQMERRISHRRAMRQSMTRAQRMNARGMKVIVSGRLNGAEIARIEQEKIGKVPLHTLRADIDYGYAVANTVAGSVGIRVWIYKGEVLPERQLMAAIAAEAASEQPRRRRDRGDRGDRGGYRGDRAPRGDRPDYRGDRGPRPPRAEEQPSTEVKSDVDA, from the coding sequence ATGGGCCAAAAAATCCACCCCGTCGGTTTCCGGCTTGGCGTGATCCGAGGCCACGATAGCCACTGGATCTACCCGAAGAAGCATTACCGCGAGGCGCTCGCCAGCGACCAGCGCATCCGTGCCTACCTTCGCGAGAAGATCGGCAAGGGGCTGATCAGCCGCGTCGAGATCGAACGCGCCGCGAACCGCGTCAAGGTGACGATCTTCACGAGCCGACCGGGCGCCGTCATCGGCCGGGGCGGCAAGGGCATCGACGAGATCAGCAACGAACTGAACCGGCGGATGCGTAGCGAGGACCCGACCTCCCAAGTCCAGGTGAACGTAACGGAAGTCCGACAGCCTGAGCTGGACGCCCAGCTGGTGGCCGAGAACATCGCGATCCAGATGGAGCGCCGCATCAGCCACCGAAGGGCCATGCGCCAGTCGATGACCCGCGCCCAGCGCATGAACGCGCGAGGGATGAAGGTCATCGTCAGCGGTCGCCTCAACGGCGCGGAGATCGCCCGCATCGAGCAGGAGAAGATCGGCAAGGTGCCGCTCCACACGCTCCGCGCGGACATCGACTACGGCTATGCCGTGGCGAACACGGTCGCCGGCTCGGTGGGCATTCGAGTTTGGATCTATAAGGGAGAAGTGTTGCCGGAAAGGCAGCTGATGGCCGCGATCGCTGCGGAAGCCGCCAGCGAACAACCGCGCCGACGGCGAGACCGGGGCGACCGGGGGGACCGCGGGGGATACCGTGGCGACCGTGCGCCGAGAGGCGACCGGCCCGACTATCGGGGTGACCGAGGACCGCGGCCGCCGCGGGCCGAAGAGCAGCCGAGCACGGAGGTGAAAAGCGATGTTGATGCCTAA
- the rplP gene encoding 50S ribosomal protein L16: protein MLMPKRTKYRKQMRGRMRGRAKGGTEISFGTYGLVAMEPGWITARQIEASRIAMTRHVRRVGQVWIRIFPDKPFTKKPLEQRMGKGKAGVEGWVAVVKPGRVMFEMNGVPPEVAKAAMRLAQYKLPIKTKFMIKEGFVYVPPTKAAIAASRAGERDEAMTADQAPETVETVEEGQS, encoded by the coding sequence ATGTTGATGCCTAAGCGGACGAAGTACCGCAAACAAATGAGGGGCCGCATGCGCGGCCGCGCCAAAGGTGGCACCGAGATCAGTTTCGGCACCTACGGCCTGGTCGCCATGGAGCCGGGCTGGATCACCGCGCGACAGATCGAGGCGAGCCGTATCGCGATGACGCGACACGTGCGCCGCGTCGGCCAGGTCTGGATCCGCATCTTCCCGGACAAGCCGTTCACGAAGAAGCCGTTGGAGCAGCGCATGGGCAAAGGTAAGGCCGGCGTCGAGGGCTGGGTGGCCGTCGTCAAGCCGGGCCGCGTCATGTTCGAGATGAACGGCGTCCCGCCGGAGGTCGCGAAAGCGGCCATGCGGCTCGCCCAGTACAAACTGCCCATCAAGACGAAGTTCATGATCAAAGAAGGGTTCGTCTACGTGCCGCCGACGAAGGCTGCCATTGCGGCCAGCCGGGCCGGCGAACGGGACGAAGCCATGACCGCTGATCAGGCGCCCGAAACGGTGGAGACCGTGGAAGAGGGCCAGTCCTGA
- the rpmC gene encoding 50S ribosomal protein L29 — translation MKAIKATDLRSKTVPELEEMLRAERAAIFKARRDLVFRQTTDVASLKTRRHNIARILTLINEKKRGGEA, via the coding sequence ATGAAAGCGATCAAAGCGACCGACCTGCGCAGCAAGACTGTGCCGGAGCTTGAGGAAATGTTGAGGGCCGAGCGGGCCGCCATATTCAAGGCGCGGCGCGACCTCGTGTTCCGGCAGACGACCGACGTCGCGAGCTTGAAGACGCGACGGCACAACATCGCTCGAATCCTCACTCTCATCAATGAGAAGAAACGAGGCGGAGAAGCGTGA
- the rpsQ gene encoding 30S ribosomal protein S17, whose amino-acid sequence MSKEVQPDSGERNSRKVRRGVVASNKMTKTVVVRLERTGEHPLYGKTVRDSQRVKAHDEFGCDVGDTVEIMETRPLSRDKRWRVSRIIEKVK is encoded by the coding sequence GTGAGCAAGGAAGTCCAACCGGATAGCGGCGAAAGGAACTCGCGAAAGGTAAGAAGGGGCGTCGTGGCCTCCAACAAGATGACCAAGACTGTGGTCGTCCGGTTGGAGAGGACAGGCGAGCACCCCCTCTATGGCAAGACAGTGCGCGATAGCCAGCGGGTGAAGGCGCACGACGAATTCGGTTGCGACGTCGGCGACACGGTCGAGATCATGGAGACTCGGCCCTTGAGCCGGGACAAGCGCTGGAGAGTGTCGAGGATTATCGAAAAGGTGAAGTGA
- the rplN gene encoding 50S ribosomal protein L14, producing the protein MVQQFTRLRVADNSGAREVMCIRVLKGSQPKYGGVGDVIVASVKSATPNMPVKKGDVIKAVVVRTKKPIRRQDGSTLRFDDNACVVINPANNEPRGTRIFGPVARELRDVNFMKIVSLAPEVL; encoded by the coding sequence ATGGTTCAGCAGTTTACGAGGCTAAGAGTCGCCGACAACAGCGGCGCGCGGGAGGTCATGTGCATCCGCGTGCTTAAAGGGTCGCAGCCAAAATACGGCGGGGTCGGCGACGTCATCGTAGCCAGCGTTAAGAGCGCGACGCCGAACATGCCCGTCAAAAAGGGCGATGTCATCAAGGCCGTCGTCGTTCGGACGAAGAAACCGATCCGTCGACAGGACGGTTCGACCCTGCGGTTCGACGACAACGCCTGCGTCGTGATCAACCCCGCGAACAACGAACCCCGCGGCACGCGAATCTTCGGCCCCGTGGCCCGCGAACTGCGCGACGTGAACTTCATGAAGATCGTCTCGCTTGCACCGGAGGTGCTGTAA
- the rplX gene encoding 50S ribosomal protein L24, which yields MPTKAELKAKGKKVKLKVRTGDKVVIIAGKDKGQVGFVAAISPEKLKAIVLQENEENPEQPNPLNAATKHFKAKYQGQKSARIRIPVPIHISNLMVIDPATNEPSRIGRRTEEGKIVRYAKKSGKTIVDTPNMSQRD from the coding sequence ATGCCGACTAAAGCCGAATTGAAAGCGAAAGGGAAAAAGGTCAAACTCAAGGTCAGGACGGGCGACAAAGTCGTCATCATTGCCGGAAAGGACAAGGGCCAGGTCGGCTTCGTCGCCGCCATCTCCCCGGAGAAACTGAAGGCCATCGTGCTGCAGGAGAACGAAGAGAACCCCGAGCAGCCGAACCCCCTCAACGCCGCCACCAAGCACTTTAAGGCCAAGTACCAGGGCCAGAAATCAGCCCGGATCCGCATTCCGGTGCCGATCCATATCAGCAACCTGATGGTGATCGACCCCGCCACCAACGAGCCGAGCCGGATCGGCCGCCGCACGGAGGAAGGGAAGATCGTCCGCTATGCGAAGAAGAGCGGTAAGACCATCGTCGACACGCCGAACATGAGCCAACGCGACTAA
- the rplE gene encoding 50S ribosomal protein L5, translating into MARKDKEQKVSGPQGPLPPARLRKVYREQVVPKLMEQFKYSTVMQVPRLVKVTVNMGTGSEEKELDNSLRDMQVITGQKPVPTIARKSISNFKLREGMKIGCRVTLRGDRMYYFFDKLCTVALPRIRDFQGLSPKSFDGRGNYSLGLKEQLVFPEIDYDSFDKIRGMDITVVTTARTDEEGRALLKMLGMPLREK; encoded by the coding sequence ATGGCGAGGAAAGATAAGGAACAGAAAGTGAGCGGGCCGCAGGGGCCCTTGCCTCCGGCACGGTTGCGAAAGGTCTACCGTGAGCAGGTCGTGCCCAAGCTCATGGAGCAGTTTAAGTATAGCACCGTGATGCAGGTGCCGCGCCTCGTCAAGGTCACCGTCAACATGGGGACCGGCTCCGAGGAGAAGGAGCTCGACAACTCGTTGCGCGACATGCAGGTCATCACGGGCCAAAAGCCGGTGCCCACCATCGCGCGAAAGTCGATCTCGAACTTCAAGCTCCGCGAGGGCATGAAGATCGGGTGCCGGGTCACGCTCCGCGGCGACCGCATGTACTACTTCTTCGACAAGCTGTGCACCGTCGCCCTCCCGAGGATCCGCGACTTCCAGGGCCTTTCTCCGAAGTCGTTCGACGGCCGTGGCAACTATTCGCTCGGATTAAAGGAGCAGCTCGTCTTCCCGGAGATCGACTACGATTCGTTCGACAAGATCCGAGGGATGGACATCACCGTCGTCACCACCGCCAGGACGGACGAAGAAGGCCGTGCCCTGCTGAAGATGCTGGGCATGCCGCTTCGCGAGAAGTAA
- the nusA gene encoding transcription termination/antitermination protein NusA gives MASLVFRGRSMGTMDILQELKQIATEREIPVEELKYELEQALAVAYKRFRNSSGEAVVRLDPSKKSGAVVEKEVVGEVLDPAVQIGLESAKRYNPNTQIGDFVDIEIDTNTFGRIAAQTFKQVLTQKLREAELRRVHEQFSEELGEVVNGLVTRREEGSVMIQVGRHEVELPKREQVGTDDYRPNERIKVYVLKIDDTYRGFRVIVSRSHPNLLRKLVELEVPEIAEGLVEIKSVAREPGQRAKIAVLSHDERIDAVGSCVGQRGSRIQSIMDELRPEKIDVVPWSEDPRQFIINALSPAKVNTLRLNEEERSAYVIVPDTQLSLAIGRGGQNVRLAARLTEWKIDIRSEGQAAQEAKEQLGTKTEAAEA, from the coding sequence GTGGCGAGCCTCGTTTTTCGTGGCAGGTCGATGGGAACGATGGATATCCTACAGGAACTGAAGCAGATCGCGACAGAGCGAGAGATCCCGGTCGAGGAACTCAAATATGAACTCGAGCAGGCTCTAGCGGTCGCTTACAAGCGCTTCCGAAACTCTTCGGGAGAAGCTGTCGTTCGCCTCGACCCTTCCAAGAAATCGGGCGCCGTGGTGGAAAAGGAGGTCGTCGGCGAGGTCCTCGACCCCGCTGTCCAAATCGGCCTGGAATCCGCAAAGCGCTACAACCCAAACACCCAGATCGGGGACTTTGTCGACATCGAAATCGACACCAACACCTTCGGTCGCATCGCCGCGCAGACCTTCAAGCAGGTCTTGACCCAGAAGCTGCGCGAAGCGGAGCTGAGGCGAGTCCACGAGCAGTTCAGCGAAGAATTGGGCGAGGTCGTCAACGGCCTCGTCACCCGCCGCGAAGAGGGCAGCGTGATGATCCAGGTCGGCCGCCACGAAGTCGAACTGCCAAAGCGGGAACAGGTCGGGACAGACGACTATCGGCCCAACGAGCGCATCAAGGTCTACGTCCTGAAGATCGACGACACGTACCGGGGGTTCCGGGTGATCGTCAGTCGTTCGCACCCGAACCTGCTGAGGAAGCTGGTCGAACTCGAGGTGCCGGAGATCGCCGAAGGCCTCGTCGAGATCAAGAGTGTGGCGCGCGAACCAGGTCAACGGGCCAAGATCGCCGTCCTCTCGCACGATGAGCGCATCGACGCGGTCGGCTCCTGCGTCGGCCAGCGGGGTAGCCGGATCCAATCGATCATGGACGAGCTTCGGCCTGAGAAGATCGACGTCGTTCCGTGGAGCGAAGACCCGCGCCAGTTCATCATCAATGCGCTGAGCCCAGCGAAGGTCAACACCTTGCGCTTGAACGAAGAGGAGCGGAGCGCGTACGTCATCGTGCCGGACACGCAACTTTCGCTGGCGATCGGCCGGGGCGGGCAGAACGTGCGGTTGGCGGCACGTCTTACAGAATGGAAGATCGATATTCGAAGCGAGGGCCAGGCAGCCCAGGAAGCGAAGGAGCAGCTGGGGACGAAGACAGAGGCGGCGGAAGCCTGA